The nucleotide sequence cacaCTCCATGATCCCAAGCCTATACCACTAGGTCAATCCAAGTTggttcatttaatttttaaattgactACCTAGAAATAAATCCAGAGACTAAAATGACGGATAAAAGAAACAATTGTGaatttgtttgcaattttgatgCATTTAGAGACTATAATGACGGCGTCTAAAACATTCAAGGACAAAAATTGTTGATTAACCATTAAATATTATTCCTCTATGGAACAAGAAAGATCGTCTAAATTCATGATCTGAACTCCAAACCTGATGATATGATCTCAACTTGCTCCTTAAttaaaaaaggctaaaatatggttttagtccctacaaatatgcctcgttttggttttagtccctgtaaaaaaaaattgtttctggTCCTtgcaaaaatttttgtttttgaaaatagtccctgaccccacttttgtgatgatttgcatacgtgacacattataactgaaccaattttgtagtttttggtccctgcaaggtattttgtttttaaaaaaggtccctgcaaatttttttgtttttgaaaatagtccctggagggactattttcaaaaacaaaaaaatttgccgggaccaaaaacaatttttttttaacagggactaaaatcaaaacgaggcatatttgcagggactaaaatcatattttagccattAAAAAACTGgcagcaaaaaaaattaatttttttaaaatatttaaatatttaatattattttattataggtGGGGGTCAACGCCGGAGGTCGTCGGAACTTTGATCGGACCACCACCGTAAGTCGTTGGCGAACCACTGACCACTGTGGTTAATGCCGGCGACGGCCGACGAACCACTATGGTCAATGCTGGCGGCGGCCGGTTGACCATTACTGACCAccctaatattttaaattacttaattaataattataatatttctgaattataaattatttggtCTTATGACCAAAATTATCATGGGCtagaaaaagaaacaatgtTGGGCTTggttatataaaatttatttggattgaatttactaaaaaaacCACTTTAATAAATACTACACCTCTTCAAAATATAATACACTTTGATTTATAGATCGGATGGATATCCCaatcattaaaatttaataatggaTGAATTAGATGAACATAATACttaatggatggattggatggttttttcaacaaaacaatattgaattttaatggactaatgaattattttgattcatccattaggatccaatccatccattttGCCACTCTATCTCAAATGCTAACAAATTGTTTTGATGATTGTGGATGAAATAGCTTAAAACTGGAGGTGATTCACGGGTGTGGAAGTTTCGAGCACCGGTTATGAACTCCCcatgtgtgttttttattggAGTAAACTTGTACAACTTAACACTATTAATATTCTCAATTGAGCTAAGTTTTGCAGATTATATTTTAGTTCTATTGTCCGGGTAAAAGGAAAGTTAAAAATTAGACATTTAATTTCATCTAAACCGATCCAAATTCTTGTTTTAGTTCTctaaaaaatatagattttttcaAAGGCCTTTAATATTATGTATTACTAGTAATAAGCTGACACTTCTCATTATATGCACCAAGAAATACTAGAACAAATTATAGTATATATGTAAAAATagtacaaatatttttaaaaatgtaagaaaaaagtCAATGATTAACTCCAATTTACTCACAAATTACAAAGGATTCCCTCACCCCATCCCCTCCCCTCCCgtgctttttttctttcttttacaaACGCATCCCCTCCTAGTTCTAATACGCATAATGAtgatattgtatattatttcCTTATACAGAATTCTATTTCATAAACATTATGTACACTATACATACAAGTAAGTTACAACTACTTGTTATCCCTTACCAAGCAAAGAATATCTGATGAAGGAACAAAAGTACAATAAAGAAGAGTACAACATGATTAGAAAAATGAGATGCACTTGAGgcataataatagtaataggGATATGGATAGTTTTGTGGTGGTCCACCAATTACTTTAGGTTGTCCTTGACCTGAACCTGAAGAAGGCGAAGATTTCAAAGGTGGTGGAGGAGTTTCCCCGGAAGAATGTGATGAAGGACTTGGTGGAGATGGAGGCGGTAGAGTCAACAATGGTGGTGGAAGACTTAGTGATGGTGGAGGATATGATTTTAGaagtggaggaggaggaggaggagaattTAATGTTGTGAGTGGAAATGGAGGTGAATATGATGTTAATAGTGGAGGAGGTGGAGGATTTTGTGTTAGGAGTGGAGAAGATGGAGGGTGGGGTGTTATTAGTGGAAAAGGGGGTGCATTTGGTGTTAACAAAGGAGGAGATGAAGGATTTTGTGTTGGGAGTGAAGGAGGAGGGtgatttgaatttgatgaaGCAAGTTTAGGAGGTGGTGGTGAACAAATTGTAGGACATGTGACACATTCACTAATGCATAATAAACCACTTGAAGGCTCTTCAACTTTGTCCTCAATCTCCAATGTCCTATTTGcaaacaaaaccaacaacatGAATACAATATTTGTGGTCCATGCAAACCAACTTTTTGTTATGAATCCTAGATTCTTGTTATGACCCATTTGAATTAAGGAGGTATATAGATTGTGTTTGGGGAAACAAGGAAGGTGTGTTCATATGGCAAGGTGAATTGTCATATAGATAGTTAGTTTTGGCTTAGTGATTATATAGATTGAAATAATGTAGGAGAATATGGTGGCATTTCTTTATAGCTTGCATTTGGCATTTTGGAAATCAGAAGTTTGGTTTATATTCTTTGATGCTTACTTAGTGATTGAGTGTTGTGCGTGGAGGAAAAGTATTAATTCCCCTACTTTACTTTGGCCTTTaatataaacttattttaattaaactaGAGGTGTTTAAACTcaccagaaaaagaaaaaaaagtttatgtatTGATGAATTTTTCTATATGTGTATGTGTGTGAGAAAGCTTATCGATGAATTTTTCCACCTAAGTACTCGTAGCATAGAGACTAGAGAGTGAGGTTGATAGAGAGATCTTTAAGTATTGAGAAAAACACTCAATCCTACTTTATAGTGGATGTTTTGTAAATAAATGTGATCGGAAGGAGTACTTAATTTGTATTAAGAGGAATCcaccaaaatttaaatttgaaccTGCAAGTATCATTTACCTAACATAATGACTTAGCTAAATTGTTGGAGGATAAATTGAGGCCGGAATGAGTCCACACACATATAGAAAGATGACCTCAATTTTATACAGAATTTGGCAAATCATGGAATAACAATGTCTTCTATTAAAATTTGAACGAATTattacattttcaattttcatgaaaaaaataaataagaaaatcacaaaaaccaaaatgtcCAATGTGACATGGGGAACTTTGGAAGGAAATTAAGTGATATCTCAATTACATCATTCACTTGTTATAAATTAACCTTTCATTGTGTATTATTTCCCCTTTATTTTGTGAATCCTATAATATACAAATAATTCGTGTAttcaatatttataatttagatttagaataagataataattcatcgtaaaaataaataatgtgagAGAAAAATTAACTTTTCCATTTGAACAAAGACTTGGtcaaagtagtttttttttacaaaaggccaaattagttaaaaattgaaggaaaaaatagaGGGTGACATTGAATCATTATTTGTGTCCCTATGTTTGAATTCTCCCCCATGAGAGGTTGTTTGGCTGGTTCCATTTGCATCTTCAAACTGCAAGAGGAGCCGAAAAAGGAATCAACCAAGCTTCATCCTCCCTCTCACGGCGGAGGAGAAAAGGTGGTGGTAGCCAGCAACTATTGGTGGTAGTGGTTGTTGCAACCAaggttgataaaaaaaaagtttacggTCGCgattgtatttaattaaaaattctaatattaAAGATTCAGACGCGACCGTGATCGTGATCCCGAATTTATATTAACCTTGGTGGCAAAAATCATATGTAGAATAATGTCTTTCGGTGGTATCAATAAACCACATATAAACCTCGTCATGGTGGCTGTTGGCAAACACAAGAATAGTGGTCATGCCTTTCGTTGGACgacaaataatattgataatccTATCATCATTGCAGTCCATGTTAAACATAAAGGCACTCCTCATCGTAGGTACCTTCTAATATTTATACAATATATTTTCATGATCAATTATCAATTATATGTTACACTTAATTATGTTCATAATTGAATATAAATTTTGGACTTGGTATTTTTTGATGTCACATTGTGATATACAATATCATTGTTTTAATACTTAtgtatcttatcttatcttatctcaacGATAGTTATGTCATGTTTGCAGAGGGCACCAATGTTTTCCCTCCCGACGAAAAAGATATAGCCAATGTTTTCAGTCCCTTGCGACAAATGTGTAATGAAAAAGTTGtaagtaattgaaatttttattgaacttaatgtacacattttttttagttaaatatattttttgtgataTTAGTGATAGTTGAAACATtgaaggtattaacatcaattCAGGTAAAGTTGAAGGAAGCCATAATTATTGATAC is from Medicago truncatula cultivar Jemalong A17 chromosome 1, MtrunA17r5.0-ANR, whole genome shotgun sequence and encodes:
- the LOC11436014 gene encoding proline-rich receptor-like protein kinase PERK2, yielding MGHNKNLGFITKSWFAWTTNIVFMLLVLFANRTLEIEDKVEEPSSGLLCISECVTCPTICSPPPPKLASSNSNHPPPSLPTQNPSSPPLLTPNAPPFPLITPHPPSSPLLTQNPPPPPLLTSYSPPFPLTTLNSPPPPPPLLKSYPPPSLSLPPPLLTLPPPSPPSPSSHSSGETPPPPLKSSPSSGSGQGQPKVIGGPPQNYPYPYYYYYASSASHFSNHVVLFFIVLLFLHQIFFAW